The genomic stretch CGGCCAAAACCGTCCGTACCGAGCGTGTCGAGCCCGCCGGGCACCCACGGCGCGATTTGGTCGGGCACGAGCTTGATGTTGTCTGAAACAGCTACAAACACACCCTGCTCACCCTGCAGGAGCGTTTCCAAATAAGACTTCCGCGGCGGTTCGGTCGGGTGCAGCATGTTCCAACGGCTGGCGCCTTGCACATCGGTCTTCAGCAGCTTGTAACTCGTCGCGCTCCAGACGTCGGCGGAAACATCGTACCGTTCCGCAAGAATCTCCTGCGCCCGCAACGCCTGACGGATAATCGTGCCGCTACCGAAAATATGCGCCTTGTGTTTCTTGCCCTCCGCGCCCTTGCGGAACTTGTAGAGTCCCTTGAGAATGCCGTCTTCAACGCCCTCGGGCATCGGCGGCATCGGGTAATTCTCGTTGTACAGCGAGAGATAATAGAACACATCCTCGCCTTCCTGGTACATGCGACGCATCCCGTCTTGAACGATCACCGCGATCTCGTAGGCGAACGCGGGATCATACGCCATCAACGTCGGGATTGTCGCTGCCATCAACTGGCTGTGGCCATCCTGATGTTGCAGTCCTTCGCCGTTCAGCGAAGTCCGTCCCGCCGTCGCGCCCAGCAGGAAACCCTTGGCCCGGATGTCGCCCGCCAGCCACATCAGGTCACCGATGCGCTGGAAACCGAACATCGAATAATAAATGTAAAACGGAATCATGTTCACGCCCTGATTCGCGTACGCCGTGCCTGCCGCGATGAACGATGACATTGACCCCGCTTCGGTGATGCCCTCTTCGAGGATCTGTCCGTCCTTCGTCTCGTGGTAATAAAGCAGCGATTCGCTGTCCACGGGCTCGTAGAGTTGCCCCTTCGGCGCGTAGATGCCAATCTGGCGAAAGAGCGCGTCCATCCCAAAGGTGCGCGCTTCGTCAGGGATAATCGGCACGATATGTTTGCCGATTTTGCCATTGCGCAACAACGCGGTCAGCAATCGAACAAATGCCATCGTCGTTGACGCTTCTGTCTGCCCCGAGCCCTTAAATGTGTCGGCGAACTCGCTTCGGGCCGGAATCTCAATCTTCGGCGCGCGCACAACCCGCGCTGGTAAAAATCCCCCCAGCTTTTTTCGTTGCTCCAGCAAATACTTCGTCTCGGGGCTGTCCGGGGCCGGACGATAAAACGGCGTCTGCGCCACATCCTCGTCGCTGATCGGCACGCCAAAGCGCTCGCGAAACTCGCGCAGCTCTTTTTCGTTCATCTTCTTCTGCTGGTGGCTGATGTTGCGGCCTTCACCGGCTTCCCCTAGGCCGTAGCCCTTGACGGTCTTCGCGAGAATCACCGTCGGCGCGCCTTTGTGCTCCACCGCCGCCTTGAACGCCGCGTAAACCTTCTGCGGATCATGACCGCCGCGCACGAGCTTGTGAATCTGGTCGTCCGTCAGACCGTTCACCAATTCGAGCAATTCAGGATACTTGCCGAAGAAATGTTTGCGCGTGTAGCTGCCCGGCTCGACCGAGTATTTCTGATAATCACCGTCGACCGCTTCTTCCATGCGCCTTGCCAACAACCCCGTCTTGTCCGCTTTCAATAACCGGTCCCAATTCGAGCCCCAGATGACCTTGATCACGTTCCAGCCAGCACCCCGGAAAGCCGCCTCCAGTTCCTGGATAATCTTCCCATTGCCGCGGACTGGACCATCCAATCGCTGAAGATTGCAGTTCACCACCCAAACCAGGTTGTCGAGTCCCTCGCGCGAGGCCAGCGTCAACGCGCCCAGCGTTTCCGGCTCGTCGCTCTCCCCATCGCCGACGAAGCACCACACCTTCGGCTCTTCCCCTTGGACCAGGCCGCGCGCCCGCAGGTACCGA from Verrucomicrobiia bacterium encodes the following:
- the aceE gene encoding pyruvate dehydrogenase (acetyl-transferring), homodimeric type, producing METPVVSASNKNGGEDQRWVDSLEFILEYVLKNQGTEHSSVVLSKLLKRLRDAGIKLPSTVSTPYVNTIPPEDEPAYPGDRELERRIKSLTRWNAMAMVVNANREHAGLGGHISTYASCATLYEVGFNHFFHGGDGNRLGDLIYFQGHASPGNYARAFLERRLDEHHLQHFRQELAEGGGLSSYPHPYLMPDFWQFPTVSMGLGPIMSIYQARFNRYLRARGLVQGEEPKVWCFVGDGESDEPETLGALTLASREGLDNLVWVVNCNLQRLDGPVRGNGKIIQELEAAFRGAGWNVIKVIWGSNWDRLLKADKTGLLARRMEEAVDGDYQKYSVEPGSYTRKHFFGKYPELLELVNGLTDDQIHKLVRGGHDPQKVYAAFKAAVEHKGAPTVILAKTVKGYGLGEAGEGRNISHQQKKMNEKELREFRERFGVPISDEDVAQTPFYRPAPDSPETKYLLEQRKKLGGFLPARVVRAPKIEIPARSEFADTFKGSGQTEASTTMAFVRLLTALLRNGKIGKHIVPIIPDEARTFGMDALFRQIGIYAPKGQLYEPVDSESLLYYHETKDGQILEEGITEAGSMSSFIAAGTAYANQGVNMIPFYIYYSMFGFQRIGDLMWLAGDIRAKGFLLGATAGRTSLNGEGLQHQDGHSQLMAATIPTLMAYDPAFAYEIAVIVQDGMRRMYQEGEDVFYYLSLYNENYPMPPMPEGVEDGILKGLYKFRKGAEGKKHKAHIFGSGTIIRQALRAQEILAERYDVSADVWSATSYKLLKTDVQGASRWNMLHPTEPPRKSYLETLLQGEQGVFVAVSDNIKLVPDQIAPWVPGGLDTLGTDGFGRSDTRENLRRFFEIDAECTVIATLYSLAKKGAIEMTVVAQAIKDLKVDPEKAYPFTV